A single region of the Alosa alosa isolate M-15738 ecotype Scorff River chromosome 6, AALO_Geno_1.1, whole genome shotgun sequence genome encodes:
- the lrrc18b gene encoding leucine-rich repeat-containing protein 18, with the protein MAKGKKGAEPKGRKVTLKMAKAAVRVTVDGKRRLDLSNMDIASFPKCILQLSDVEELDLSRNLLRKLPDSIDRFTNLRWLDLHSNQLESVPRSVGRLQGLVSLNLSNNRLAPAGLPPEMGLLTALRSLNLGLNRLDVAPGFLSALRELRELGLFGNQLTSEPDALLRGLAKLQRVNMADNPLTPSSSPPPQDAVRSADHLYLVCQAHLCHECHLRCQLQRQRLENRASGHTPDHKGALFTGLITPNSVAQQEQEVWR; encoded by the coding sequence ATGGCTAAGGGGAAGAAGGGGGCAGAGCCTAAAGGTCGTAAGGTCACGCTGAAGATGGCCAAGGCGGCGGTGCGCGTGACGGTGGACGGCAAGCGACGTCTGGACCTGAGCAACATGGACATCGCGTCCTTCCCCAAGTGCATCCTGCAGCTGAGCGACGTGGAGGAGCTGGACCTCAGCCGCAACCTGCTGAGGAAGCTTCCGGACTCCATCGACCGCTTCACCAACCTGCGCTGGCTGGATCTCCATAGCAACCAGCTGGAGTCCGTGCCCCGCTCCGTTGGCCGCCTCCAGGGCCTGGTCAGCCTGAACCTGAGCAACAACCGCCTGGCGCCGGCCGGCCTTCCCCCCGAGATGGGCCTCCTGACCGCGCTGCGTAGCCTCAACCTCGGCCTGAACCGGCTGGACGTCgcgcccggcttcctgtctgCCCTGCGGGAGCTGCGTGAGCTCGGCCTCTTCGGTAACCAGCTGACCAGCGAGCCCGACGCCCTGCTGCGAGGCCTGGCCAAGCTCCAGCGCGTCAACATGGCCGACAACCCGCTGACCCCCTCGTCCTCCCCGCCACCTCAGGACGCCGTGCGGAGCGCTGACCACCTCTACCTGGTGTGCCAGGCCCACCTGTGCCACGAGTGCCACCTGCGATGCCAACTGCAGCGCCAGCGTCTGGAGAACCGTGCCAGCGGGCACACGCCCGACCACAAGGGGGCACTGTTCACCGGACTCATCACACCCAACTCTGTGGcccagcaggagcaggaggtgtggagatga